The Accipiter gentilis chromosome Z, bAccGen1.1, whole genome shotgun sequence DNA window GTCTTATAAAAAATTGAGTAGGAAAAGGAATCTGGAGGACTGCAAGAGATGTAAGACTGTAGAAACTACAAACAGAAATATGGGAGGTAGAAGAAATCTTGGAATAAAGTGCGTAAATTAGTAAAAGCTTGTAACTTTGGAAACCATTTGCTTTTCTTACAGCAAATGCTATTTCAGGATTTCTTCAGAGGATCTCATATCTTAAGGAGAATATTCATAAAGGGAGATAATGCAGTCTAATACAAGAGGGCAGTTGCTTCTCAGTAccttatttatgttaaaaaattgTCAGGAGTGTACCAACCTTATGATTGTAGGTGTATAATGTCACCTATACAGAGGTGCGTATTTAAATCTAGACTGTGTGAAAGGTCAGAGCTAAAAGATACTCTGCAGAAGATTTGGATTCAGAAGCTGTCATGTAGAAGCTAAAGTTAAATAATTCAGTCTCCTCCTGCACTGGAAGGCAAAGCATAATATTGAAGGATTACATTTCACTTACAATGATATTGCCAAGTAAACCCTAGAGGGATGGAAATGGAATTTCATTCCAGAGTGTTTTAAGTTATATTCCTTTTGAATTTCAGTGACGAGCTAGCAAACTAGCCATCCTTATCCTTATCCTTATCCTTATCCTTATccttattactattattactttaCTATGttggcaagaaaaaagaaataatgattaaaaaaacctggaTGCTTCAGTTCTAGGAAGGACAAAATTGATTGTGGAgagtgcttttgtttttctgtgctgtcACTGGGGCAAGCTTTTCTCACTGTTTTCACTCTGGCTGTTGTGCAGGTGGTTGACCAGATTGACACACTGACATCTGACCTGCAGCTGGAGGATGAGATGACAGACAGTTCCAAAACGGACACACTcaacagcagctccagcagcacaacAGCTTCCAGCTTGGAGAAGGTCAAGGTGCGGGGCAGCGCACCACTCATCAAGCCGCCCGCGCACCCCTCTGCTATCCTCACTGTGCTGCGGAAGCCGAATCCACCCCCGCCTCCGCCGCGACTGACGCCTGTCAAGTGCGACGAGCCTCCGAGGCTGCCTCCTTCGGCCAACCCTGTCAAGACTAATGGTACCCTGCTGCGAAATGGGGCCTTGCCTGTTGGGCCCAACCGCATCCCAAATGGAGATACATGCTGTATACCGAACAGTAATTTGGAGAAAGCTGCCATGCAGCCTCTGATGCACAGATCTGAGAAAGAGCGGTGTCCTCAGCCGGGAGCAAGGGAACGGGTACGATTTAGTGAAAAAGTGCAGTACCACGGCTATTGTCCCGACTGTGATGTTCGGTATAACATTAAAAACAGGGAGGTGCACTTGCACAGTGAGCCTGCCCGTGTTGTGGGAAAGCTGCCGCACCAGTGCCCACCTCTGCCGCCTCCACCACCTCCGCTGCCTCCATTGCCTCTGGAAAATGGAGGGTTGGGTATAAGTCCCAGTAATAGCTTTCCTCCTCCAAGACCTGCGACTGTGCCTCCACAAACCGCACCAAAACCCCAGAAGACCATCTTGAGGAAATCA harbors:
- the PRR16 gene encoding protein Largen, with translation MSAQSKGTASSSSSPSEGPPAASKAKVKEQIKIIVEDLELVLGDLKDVAKELKEVVDQIDTLTSDLQLEDEMTDSSKTDTLNSSSSSTTASSLEKVKVRGSAPLIKPPAHPSAILTVLRKPNPPPPPPRLTPVKCDEPPRLPPSANPVKTNGTLLRNGALPVGPNRIPNGDTCCIPNSNLEKAAMQPLMHRSEKERCPQPGARERVRFSEKVQYHGYCPDCDVRYNIKNREVHLHSEPARVVGKLPHQCPPLPPPPPPLPPLPLENGGLGISPSNSFPPPRPATVPPQTAPKPQKTILRKSTTTTV